A section of the Neisseria dumasiana genome encodes:
- the rfbD gene encoding dTDP-4-dehydrorhamnose reductase produces MAKFLITGKNGQVGHCLTRLLAQRSDQVSALHSAQLDITDRDAVFQTALSFRPDIIINAAAYTAVDKAESDSDRAFAVNRNGAAYLAEAAQACGAAIIHLSTDYVFDGQKQQPYSETDTPSPQSVYGASKLAGEQAVQAACSRAVIIRTSWVFGEHGHNFVKTMLRLGKERDTLNIVGDQYGAPTYAGDIAATLIHIGRRLSQQDHGYGLYHYSGSPYVSWYQFAQAIFDAAAAQGLLDRIPELIEIDTASYPTPAKRPACSRLNTHNIQTAFGVQPSNWQAALHDLCPYMPAP; encoded by the coding sequence ATGGCTAAATTTTTGATTACCGGCAAAAACGGTCAAGTCGGCCATTGCCTTACCCGCCTGCTCGCCCAGCGTTCCGACCAAGTGTCGGCTCTTCATTCCGCCCAGCTCGACATTACCGACCGCGATGCTGTTTTTCAGACGGCCTTAAGCTTCCGCCCTGACATTATTATCAATGCGGCAGCTTATACTGCCGTAGATAAAGCCGAAAGCGACAGTGATCGGGCGTTTGCCGTCAACCGCAACGGTGCGGCATATTTGGCCGAAGCCGCCCAAGCGTGCGGAGCGGCCATCATCCACCTTTCGACCGATTATGTGTTTGACGGGCAAAAACAGCAGCCCTACTCCGAAACGGATACCCCCTCTCCCCAAAGTGTTTACGGAGCAAGCAAACTTGCCGGAGAACAAGCCGTTCAAGCCGCATGTTCCCGCGCCGTGATTATCCGCACTTCATGGGTGTTCGGAGAACACGGCCACAATTTCGTTAAAACCATGCTCCGGCTAGGAAAAGAACGCGATACCCTGAATATTGTCGGCGACCAATACGGTGCGCCCACCTACGCCGGCGACATTGCCGCTACCCTGATACACATCGGCCGCCGCTTATCCCAACAAGACCACGGTTACGGTTTATACCACTATTCGGGCAGCCCTTATGTCAGCTGGTATCAATTTGCCCAAGCTATTTTCGATGCGGCCGCAGCACAGGGTCTGCTCGATCGGATACCGGAGCTCATCGAAATCGACACAGCTTCCTACCCTACACCGGCAAAACGCCCTGCCTGCTCCCGCCTGAACACCCATAACATTCAGACGGCCTTTGGCGTTCAACCCAGTAACTGGCAGGCTGCCCTGCATGATTTGTGCCCATATATGCCTGCACCTTAA
- the rfbC gene encoding dTDP-4-dehydrorhamnose 3,5-epimerase yields MNIISTAIPDVKILEPKVFGDERGFFMETFRDQWFRENVCNRTFVQENHSKSAAGVLRGLHYQTENTQGKLVRVISGSVFDVAVDLRRSSPTFGRWVGAVLSADNKRQLWVPEGFAHGFYVLGDGAEFVYKCTDYYNPQAEHCLLWNDPSVNIRWPLTDEPQLSAKDAAGKTLAQAVVFE; encoded by the coding sequence ATGAACATCATCTCCACCGCCATTCCCGACGTAAAAATTCTCGAACCCAAAGTATTCGGCGACGAGCGCGGTTTTTTTATGGAAACCTTCCGCGACCAATGGTTTAGAGAAAACGTCTGCAACCGCACTTTTGTGCAGGAAAACCACTCCAAATCCGCCGCCGGCGTTTTGCGCGGCCTGCACTACCAAACCGAAAACACCCAAGGCAAGCTGGTGCGGGTGATTTCCGGCAGCGTGTTTGATGTGGCTGTGGACTTGCGCCGCTCATCGCCCACTTTCGGCCGTTGGGTCGGCGCGGTTTTATCTGCCGACAACAAACGCCAACTGTGGGTGCCGGAAGGCTTTGCCCACGGCTTTTATGTACTGGGAGACGGCGCGGAATTCGTGTATAAATGCACCGATTACTACAACCCGCAAGCCGAGCATTGCCTGTTGTGGAACGACCCTTCTGTGAACATCCGCTGGCCGCTCACGGACGAGCCGCAACTGTCGGCGAAAGATGCGGCCGGCAAAACGCTTGCCCAAGCCGTTGTTTTTGAATAA
- a CDS encoding glycosyltransferase family 4 protein — protein MNPIAISINRFNRGGGMESYTFDIVRALAAQNIPVRVYASRFDTSLPEYAQIGAQTVNQKRIPKKLRPFFFARQLQKLRRSGERLIACNPGDHADIFVCGGTHLGYLRGMQQQPTLLDKLTIRRNRTNYRTAQSIMAHSALMQHELVELYGVNPDKIRVVYPPADTARFSPARPEDIAALRQKYGFGEHETVFLFPSTGHKRKGLDMLAAFFEHTDLPVKLAVAGSPLPRPMKNIVELGFCKNMPELYRAADFTIMASLYEPFGLVGVESVLSGTRVVLSDNMACTEVMNDKAGFFFSRTRPETLAAAVEQAVALKQSGTHKLADPQQALTYNPSLEQHITELQAMLEAV, from the coding sequence ATGAACCCTATCGCCATCAGCATCAACCGATTCAACCGAGGCGGCGGCATGGAAAGCTATACTTTCGACATCGTCCGCGCGCTGGCCGCACAAAACATACCCGTTCGCGTTTATGCCTCAAGGTTCGACACTTCCCTGCCCGAATACGCGCAAATCGGCGCGCAAACCGTTAATCAGAAACGCATTCCCAAAAAGCTGCGCCCGTTTTTCTTTGCACGCCAACTTCAAAAACTGCGCCGCAGCGGCGAACGGCTGATCGCCTGCAACCCCGGCGACCACGCCGATATTTTCGTGTGCGGCGGCACGCATTTAGGCTATCTGCGCGGTATGCAGCAACAGCCTACCCTGCTCGACAAACTCACCATCCGCCGCAACCGCACCAATTACCGCACCGCCCAATCCATCATGGCGCATTCCGCTTTGATGCAGCACGAGCTGGTCGAACTCTACGGCGTGAACCCCGACAAAATCCGCGTGGTGTATCCGCCTGCCGACACCGCACGCTTTTCCCCCGCCCGGCCGGAAGATATTGCCGCCCTGCGCCAAAAATACGGTTTCGGCGAACACGAAACCGTGTTCCTCTTCCCTTCCACCGGCCACAAACGCAAAGGCTTGGACATGCTCGCCGCCTTTTTCGAGCATACCGATCTGCCGGTAAAGCTCGCCGTGGCCGGTTCGCCGCTGCCCCGCCCGATGAAAAATATAGTGGAACTCGGCTTCTGCAAAAACATGCCCGAACTTTACCGCGCCGCCGATTTCACCATCATGGCCTCGTTGTACGAACCTTTCGGCTTGGTGGGTGTAGAATCGGTGTTGAGCGGCACGCGCGTGGTGTTGTCCGACAACATGGCCTGCACGGAAGTGATGAACGATAAGGCCGGTTTCTTCTTCTCGCGCACGCGCCCCGAAACACTGGCTGCCGCCGTGGAACAAGCCGTCGCCCTCAAACAGAGCGGCACGCACAAACTGGCCGACCCGCAACAGGCATTAACTTACAATCCCTCTTTAGAACAGCACATTACCGAGCTTCAAGCCATGCTTGAGGCCGTCTGA
- the gmhB gene encoding D-glycero-beta-D-manno-heptose 1,7-bisphosphate 7-phosphatase translates to MKLIILDRDGVINHDRDDFVKSCDEWVPIEGSMDAIAFLTEAGYTIAVATNQSGIGRKYFTLQDLTEMHTKMHRLVQQAGGKIDGIWFCPHLADDNCGCRKPKPGMITDIIERFNADAAETWLVGDSLRDLQAIDAVGGKSALVLTGKGKKTLENQGDDLPERTQIFDNLLAFSQYLMQENARQQAAEHQAV, encoded by the coding sequence ATGAAACTGATTATTCTCGACCGCGACGGCGTGATTAACCACGACCGCGACGACTTCGTAAAATCCTGCGACGAATGGGTGCCCATCGAAGGCAGCATGGATGCCATTGCCTTCCTAACCGAAGCAGGCTACACCATCGCCGTGGCCACCAACCAATCCGGCATCGGCAGAAAATACTTTACCCTGCAAGACCTTACCGAAATGCACACCAAAATGCACCGCTTGGTACAACAGGCCGGCGGCAAAATCGACGGCATCTGGTTCTGCCCGCATCTGGCCGACGACAACTGCGGCTGCCGCAAACCCAAGCCCGGCATGATTACCGACATCATCGAGCGTTTCAACGCCGATGCCGCCGAAACTTGGCTGGTGGGCGACAGCCTGCGTGATTTGCAGGCGATTGACGCAGTCGGCGGCAAATCCGCGCTGGTGCTGACCGGCAAAGGCAAAAAAACGCTCGAAAACCAAGGCGACGACCTGCCCGAACGCACGCAAATCTTCGACAACCTGCTGGCTTTTTCGCAATACCTGATGCAGGAAAACGCTCGCCAGCAGGCGGCAGAACATCAGGCCGTCTGA
- a CDS encoding lysophospholipid acyltransferase family protein gives MLYIRNLIYWLVLVLITPPMFTVIIPIALIPKGANHVGRAWALILMWMLKHIIGLKYRVVGAENIPDRPSIICSKHQSGWETLAFQEIFPLHVFVAKKELFKLPFFGWGLKLAKTIGIDRSNRTQANRQLMEQGLARKKEGFWITIFPEGTRLPPGTRGKYKLGAARMAKMFEMDLVPVALNSGEFWPRNSFLKYPGEITIVIGKPVAHSSGTPEELMAQCENWIESQQEKIDGAGPFAAKKAV, from the coding sequence ATGCTCTATATCCGCAACCTGATTTACTGGCTGGTATTGGTATTGATTACCCCGCCGATGTTCACCGTTATCATTCCCATCGCCCTGATTCCCAAAGGTGCAAACCACGTCGGCCGCGCTTGGGCGTTGATACTGATGTGGATGCTCAAGCACATCATCGGCCTCAAATACCGCGTGGTCGGAGCAGAAAACATCCCCGACCGCCCCTCGATTATTTGCAGCAAACACCAATCGGGCTGGGAAACGCTCGCCTTTCAGGAAATCTTTCCCCTGCACGTTTTCGTGGCCAAAAAAGAACTGTTCAAACTGCCCTTCTTCGGCTGGGGGCTGAAACTTGCCAAAACCATCGGCATCGACCGCAGCAACCGCACCCAAGCCAACCGCCAGCTGATGGAGCAAGGCTTGGCGCGTAAAAAAGAAGGCTTTTGGATTACCATTTTCCCCGAAGGCACACGCCTGCCGCCCGGCACACGCGGCAAATACAAACTCGGCGCCGCACGCATGGCGAAAATGTTCGAGATGGATTTGGTGCCCGTTGCCCTCAACAGCGGCGAATTCTGGCCGCGCAATTCGTTTTTGAAATACCCGGGCGAAATCACCATAGTCATCGGCAAACCCGTTGCCCACAGCAGCGGCACACCCGAAGAGTTGATGGCCCAATGCGAAAACTGGATTGAAAGCCAACAGGAAAAAATCGACGGTGCCGGGCCGTTTGCCGCCAAAAAGGCCGTCTGA
- a CDS encoding M48 family metallopeptidase, with the protein MTMQLAHTLSDGLDITLHLKRSAKKNIILRPLSAAAIRINIPPFLSERQLRLWLQHNEALVLRTLRHTPPAPTPHTAPEHIWYRGQPHQLRTHAQHHISHQPPYFLLPEQPWAQQKTHLRRFLTERAAETLLPRLQQHAHTLQLFPAATALSNAKTFWGVCRQRTGIRLNWRLIGAPDFVIDYVCIHELCHLPHPDHSPRFWALLNRHTPHTDTAKQWLKQHGNELFLLD; encoded by the coding sequence TTGACCATGCAGCTTGCCCACACCCTTTCAGACGGCCTCGACATCACGCTCCATCTGAAACGTAGCGCCAAGAAAAACATCATTTTGCGCCCGCTGTCGGCAGCCGCTATCCGCATCAACATTCCGCCTTTTTTGAGCGAACGGCAACTGCGTCTGTGGCTGCAACACAACGAAGCACTCGTTCTGCGCACCCTGCGGCACACACCGCCCGCGCCCACGCCGCACACCGCACCCGAACACATTTGGTATCGCGGCCAACCCCACCAACTCCGCACCCACGCGCAACACCACATCAGCCACCAACCGCCGTACTTTCTGCTGCCGGAGCAACCGTGGGCGCAGCAAAAAACGCATTTGCGCCGCTTTCTCACCGAACGCGCCGCCGAAACCCTGCTGCCGCGCTTGCAGCAACACGCCCACACCCTGCAACTCTTCCCCGCCGCCACCGCCCTGAGCAACGCCAAAACCTTTTGGGGTGTATGCCGGCAGCGCACCGGCATCCGCCTGAACTGGCGTTTGATCGGCGCGCCCGATTTCGTGATTGATTATGTGTGCATCCACGAACTCTGCCACCTTCCCCATCCCGACCACAGCCCGCGCTTTTGGGCGCTGCTCAACCGCCACACGCCCCATACCGATACCGCCAAACAATGGCTGAAACAACACGGCAACGAACTGTTTTTGCTGGATTAA
- the grxD gene encoding Grx4 family monothiol glutaredoxin translates to MSIQEQIKEVVTTHRVVLFMKGTKQFPQCGFSSRAVQLLQAAGCEDFVTVNVLENDAVRQGIKEYSNWPTIPQLYVNGEFLGGSDIMMEMYEAGELQEALKA, encoded by the coding sequence ATGAGTATTCAAGAACAAATCAAAGAAGTCGTAACCACCCACCGCGTAGTGCTGTTTATGAAAGGTACCAAGCAGTTTCCGCAATGCGGCTTTTCTTCGCGTGCGGTGCAGCTTCTTCAAGCTGCGGGTTGCGAAGATTTCGTTACCGTAAACGTGCTGGAAAATGATGCCGTGCGCCAAGGCATTAAAGAATACAGCAACTGGCCGACCATTCCGCAACTGTATGTAAACGGCGAGTTTCTCGGCGGTTCGGACATCATGATGGAAATGTATGAAGCCGGTGAGCTGCAAGAGGCATTGAAAGCGTAA
- a CDS encoding DMT family transporter, with protein sequence MSKPSLLKNLPFLLTPPLLWAGNVIVARAVRNDIPPFTLSFGRWVISLLILLPFAWAAMRRDKALYFQHKKMVAATALTGIAAFNTLVYAGLHTTTGTNALLLNSCIPVLIMLIGAVFYGQRLNRFQMAGLLLSLSGVLVVVLQGSMDNLVALRFHPGDLWVFAAAVCWAFYTLWMKRIPAEINRTGLTAVQIMLGLLVLLPLWWWEQAGGAVVNWNLRSLAGFAYVGIFPSVVAYLCYTAAIARLGAVGAGLSIYLMPVFGTLLAVTLLGETLQTYHVVGIAAIFGGIMLSNRK encoded by the coding sequence ATGTCGAAACCTTCCCTGCTGAAAAACCTGCCGTTTCTGCTCACCCCGCCGCTGTTATGGGCGGGGAACGTGATTGTGGCGCGGGCGGTGCGTAACGATATTCCGCCGTTTACCTTGTCGTTCGGGCGATGGGTGATTTCGCTGCTGATTCTGCTGCCGTTTGCTTGGGCGGCGATGCGGCGCGATAAAGCGCTGTATTTCCAGCACAAAAAAATGGTGGCAGCCACGGCGCTCACAGGCATTGCCGCGTTTAACACGCTGGTGTATGCAGGCTTGCACACGACCACCGGCACCAACGCTTTGCTGCTCAATTCGTGCATTCCCGTGTTGATTATGCTGATCGGCGCGGTGTTTTACGGGCAGCGGCTGAACCGTTTTCAGATGGCCGGGTTGCTGCTATCGCTGTCGGGTGTGTTGGTTGTCGTGTTGCAAGGCAGCATGGACAATCTTGTGGCGCTGCGTTTCCACCCCGGCGATTTATGGGTGTTTGCTGCGGCGGTGTGTTGGGCGTTTTACACATTGTGGATGAAGAGAATACCGGCAGAAATCAACCGCACGGGTTTGACCGCCGTGCAGATTATGTTGGGCTTGCTGGTGCTGCTGCCTTTGTGGTGGTGGGAACAGGCCGGCGGTGCGGTGGTGAATTGGAACCTGCGTTCGCTGGCTGGCTTTGCCTATGTGGGCATTTTCCCTTCCGTGGTGGCTTATTTATGCTACACCGCCGCCATCGCCCGCTTGGGCGCGGTGGGTGCGGGCTTGAGCATTTATCTGATGCCCGTGTTCGGCACACTGCTGGCGGTAACGCTTTTGGGCGAGACTTTGCAGACCTACCATGTGGTGGGCATCGCAGCGATTTTCGGCGGGATTATGTTGAGCAACCGCAAATAA
- the argC gene encoding N-acetyl-gamma-glutamyl-phosphate reductase, translating into MSHQKMKAGIVGATGYTGVELLRLLSAHPHVDVCAVTSRGEAGIAVADYFPSLRGVYDLVFQTPDDADLASCDVVFFATPNGVAMKEAPELLAKGVRVVDLSADYRIKDIPTWEKWYGMTHASPETVAEAVYGLSEMNRAEVAKARLVANPGCYPTCVSLALLPLLKAGRLKENMPLIADCKSGVSGAGRKANVGTLLCEAGDNFKAYGVGGHRHLPEIKQTISGLQNGVADGLVFVPHLTPMIRGMQATMYVHLKDGSDPHEILSGFYGDSAFVDIMPAGSTPETRSVRGANLCRISVQQAPQSDVWIVLSVIDNLVKGAAGQAVQNMNIMFGFNENAGLGNTPLLP; encoded by the coding sequence ATGTCGCATCAAAAAATGAAAGCGGGTATTGTCGGCGCAACCGGTTACACAGGCGTGGAGCTGCTGCGCCTTTTGTCTGCTCATCCCCATGTTGATGTTTGTGCCGTAACCAGCCGCGGCGAGGCGGGTATTGCGGTGGCCGATTATTTTCCCAGCCTGCGCGGTGTGTATGACTTGGTGTTCCAAACGCCCGATGATGCCGATTTGGCATCGTGCGACGTGGTGTTTTTTGCCACGCCCAACGGCGTAGCCATGAAAGAAGCGCCGGAGCTGTTGGCTAAGGGCGTGCGCGTAGTCGATTTGTCGGCCGACTACCGCATCAAAGACATTCCCACTTGGGAAAAATGGTACGGCATGACGCACGCCAGCCCCGAAACGGTTGCCGAGGCGGTGTACGGTTTGAGTGAGATGAACCGTGCCGAAGTGGCAAAAGCGCGTTTGGTGGCCAACCCCGGCTGCTATCCGACCTGCGTTTCGCTGGCCTTGCTGCCTTTGTTGAAAGCAGGCCGTCTGAAAGAAAACATGCCGCTGATTGCCGACTGCAAATCCGGCGTATCGGGCGCGGGGCGCAAGGCTAATGTGGGCACGCTGCTGTGCGAGGCGGGCGACAACTTCAAAGCCTACGGCGTGGGCGGACACCGCCACCTGCCCGAAATCAAGCAAACCATCAGCGGCCTGCAAAACGGCGTGGCCGACGGGCTGGTGTTTGTGCCGCATCTCACGCCGATGATACGCGGCATGCAGGCCACCATGTATGTGCATCTGAAAGACGGCTCCGACCCGCATGAAATCTTAAGCGGTTTTTATGGCGACAGCGCGTTTGTGGACATCATGCCTGCGGGCAGCACACCGGAAACACGCAGCGTGCGCGGGGCAAACCTGTGCCGCATCAGTGTGCAGCAGGCGCCGCAAAGCGATGTGTGGATTGTGCTGTCGGTAATCGATAATCTGGTAAAAGGCGCGGCAGGGCAGGCGGTGCAGAACATGAATATTATGTTCGGCTTTAACGAAAACGCAGGCTTGGGCAACACGCCGCTGCTGCCGTAA
- a CDS encoding NnrS family protein, whose amino-acid sequence MKTLFSHPVWAMAFRPFYALAAVFGAVSILLWGFGYQGTADMPSFFWHAHEMIWGYAGAVVVGFLLTAVATWTGQPPTRGAALFGLAACWLLARIAMYFPHGAAISGVLGTLFLGGAAVCMAIPVVESKNSRNYIAVVALAVFGLTHAVFHFYLQSHETGVLMNMILAGLMMVAGFIGLVGMRIMPFFTAKRLGIEQVSSPMWVALSALVLPMLAAVLMLFQTAFLLVAWCAFAAGVINLVQLFRWWHKQVLREPMLWVLFAGYLFTALGLMVVGVAQWFIAFTSLGVHLIGVGGIGLLTLGMMARTALGHTGHPIYPAPSPMTLAFWLMVGATLVRVLAAFVGSTAYTHSIRLSAALFAVSLLLYAWRYIPWLIAPRADGKPG is encoded by the coding sequence ATGAAAACCTTGTTTTCCCATCCTGTGTGGGCAATGGCTTTCCGCCCGTTTTATGCGCTGGCAGCTGTGTTTGGTGCCGTGTCGATATTGCTGTGGGGATTCGGTTATCAGGGTACGGCAGACATGCCTTCGTTTTTTTGGCACGCGCATGAAATGATTTGGGGTTATGCCGGTGCGGTGGTGGTAGGCTTTCTGCTGACGGCTGTGGCAACGTGGACCGGCCAGCCGCCTACGCGCGGGGCGGCTTTGTTTGGCTTGGCGGCTTGCTGGCTGCTGGCGCGTATTGCAATGTATTTTCCGCACGGCGCGGCAATCAGCGGGGTGTTGGGAACGCTGTTTTTGGGCGGCGCGGCGGTGTGCATGGCGATTCCGGTGGTCGAAAGCAAAAATTCGCGCAACTATATCGCCGTGGTGGCACTGGCGGTGTTCGGCTTAACCCATGCCGTGTTCCATTTTTACCTTCAATCCCATGAAACGGGCGTGCTGATGAACATGATATTGGCGGGCCTGATGATGGTGGCGGGGTTTATCGGCTTAGTGGGGATGCGGATTATGCCGTTTTTCACGGCCAAGCGTTTGGGTATTGAGCAGGTGTCTTCGCCGATGTGGGTGGCTTTGTCGGCTTTGGTGCTGCCTATGTTGGCGGCGGTGTTGATGCTTTTTCAGACGGCCTTTCTGCTGGTGGCATGGTGTGCGTTTGCTGCGGGTGTGATTAATCTGGTGCAGCTTTTCCGCTGGTGGCACAAGCAGGTGTTGCGCGAGCCGATGCTGTGGGTTTTGTTTGCAGGCTATCTGTTTACGGCGCTGGGCTTGATGGTGGTGGGTGTGGCGCAATGGTTTATCGCTTTTACGAGCTTGGGCGTGCACTTGATCGGCGTGGGCGGTATCGGCTTGCTGACGCTGGGCATGATGGCGCGGACGGCGCTCGGCCATACGGGGCATCCGATTTATCCTGCACCGTCGCCGATGACTTTGGCGTTTTGGCTGATGGTGGGAGCAACCCTGGTGCGTGTGCTGGCAGCTTTTGTGGGCAGCACGGCTTATACCCACAGCATCCGCTTGTCGGCCGCTTTGTTTGCGGTGTCGCTGCTGCTGTATGCGTGGCGTTATATTCCGTGGCTGATTGCGCCGCGAGCAGACGGCAAACCGGGTTAA
- a CDS encoding Rrf2 family transcriptional regulator, producing MYLTQHTDYGLRVLIYTAINDDALVNISTIADTYGISKSHLMKVVTALVKGGFLDSIRGKGGGLRLSRPADKINIGAVIRHLEPMQLVECMGNNNQCIIPPNCRMAGILGGGIRAFLNYLDGFTLADLVNKPTYDLLYMPKIDVIEVSNGL from the coding sequence ATGTATTTGACCCAGCACACCGATTACGGCCTGCGCGTATTGATTTACACCGCCATCAACGACGATGCTTTAGTCAACATCAGCACCATCGCCGACACCTACGGCATCTCCAAAAGCCACCTGATGAAAGTGGTTACTGCATTGGTTAAAGGCGGCTTTCTCGACAGCATCCGCGGCAAAGGCGGCGGCCTGCGCCTGTCGCGCCCCGCCGATAAAATCAACATCGGCGCAGTTATCCGCCATCTCGAACCCATGCAGCTTGTGGAATGTATGGGCAACAACAACCAATGCATCATTCCCCCCAACTGCCGCATGGCCGGCATTTTAGGCGGCGGCATCCGCGCGTTTCTCAACTATCTCGACGGATTTACTCTTGCCGACTTGGTCAACAAACCCACCTACGATTTACTCTATATGCCCAAAATTGACGTCATCGAGGTAAGCAACGGTCTCTAA
- the mscL gene encoding large conductance mechanosensitive channel protein MscL — translation MSLAKEFKEFIMRGNVIDLAVGMVIGTAFSGIVKSLVDDVIMPPIGILIGGVDFSNLFITLKDGVPPAPEAGYSTLAAAQAAGAVTLNIGLFINTIISFLIIAAAIFVVIKMINKMKREAPAAEEAPAAPSEEVLLLREIRDSLNKK, via the coding sequence ATGTCTTTAGCAAAAGAATTTAAAGAGTTTATTATGCGTGGTAATGTTATCGATCTCGCGGTCGGTATGGTTATCGGTACTGCCTTCAGCGGCATTGTAAAATCTTTGGTAGATGATGTGATTATGCCCCCTATCGGTATTTTGATCGGCGGCGTAGACTTTTCAAACCTGTTTATTACCCTGAAAGACGGCGTGCCGCCTGCACCTGAAGCCGGCTACTCCACTTTGGCTGCCGCCCAAGCCGCCGGCGCGGTTACTTTGAACATAGGTCTGTTCATCAATACCATCATCAGCTTCCTGATCATTGCTGCCGCTATTTTCGTGGTAATTAAAATGATCAACAAAATGAAACGCGAAGCACCTGCTGCCGAAGAAGCACCTGCAGCTCCTTCTGAAGAAGTATTGCTGCTGCGCGAAATCCGCGATTCTTTGAATAAAAAATAA
- the yacG gene encoding DNA gyrase inhibitor YacG, with product MNDPKPIVPCPTCRKPTEWTQENKFRPFCSERCKLIDLGAWANEDYAIESEADDIYREE from the coding sequence ATGAATGACCCGAAACCGATAGTGCCTTGCCCGACCTGCCGTAAGCCTACCGAATGGACGCAAGAAAACAAGTTCCGCCCATTTTGCAGCGAACGCTGTAAATTGATTGATTTAGGTGCTTGGGCGAATGAAGATTATGCGATTGAATCAGAAGCTGACGATATTTATCGGGAAGAATAA